The following proteins come from a genomic window of Nocardioides albertanoniae:
- a CDS encoding serine/threonine protein kinase, translating to MRIRPPRVGRPRSESSNHSAGQGDPAPSQGISLATRLTQESRVLPDEASDIVAQLARILTAGHASGHVHGDVRPATIGFGPDGRVVFISAPAPRAGESLPYLAPERIERQRPGTASDIYALGAVFFELLVGRPPYAGRSPERIGSLVTVPGQIDGLVTAMLADEPVKRPKAEEVLAVLESGVDAPPKRIVAPSARTWRSGRFSPPVLGALMVLLLTGLVFGSWGALRAGEAASTMGRAEPLAEILPTSFALAFNLSVERDALRSSGRVSAEFLKVTNESIKAWTREVDGIEASDDPGLRRRTERTAAALERLSDFRVAARLGDRANADADVATYTNAVNGLFDLAAELPTFQDDDLARQARNLESIGPVSEVLGFERKIMATALRKGEISEKGISDLSAAQSSWTTHSESIYEDAAPPTRKALDSISGGSFAYGSYGVTSQRAVIRVLNARDVDDVVRQLKDGSAGVAVDQFWLADAATFVQDLKNVIVDAAQKLADDIDAKHSSAQNRLNGWRVLIVVSLVALAALGVATYRARRRSGEA from the coding sequence ATGCGAATCCGTCCCCCACGCGTCGGTCGCCCGCGTTCGGAGAGCTCGAACCACTCGGCCGGTCAGGGCGACCCGGCGCCATCGCAGGGCATCAGCCTCGCGACCCGGCTGACCCAGGAGAGCCGGGTCCTGCCTGACGAGGCCTCCGACATCGTGGCCCAGCTGGCCCGCATCCTCACCGCCGGTCATGCCAGCGGGCACGTGCACGGAGACGTACGTCCGGCCACGATCGGCTTCGGGCCTGACGGTCGGGTCGTGTTCATCAGTGCACCGGCCCCGCGAGCGGGGGAGAGCCTGCCCTACCTGGCGCCCGAGCGGATCGAACGCCAGCGGCCGGGCACGGCCAGCGACATCTACGCGCTGGGTGCGGTGTTCTTCGAGCTGCTCGTCGGTCGTCCGCCGTACGCCGGGCGAAGCCCCGAACGCATCGGCTCGCTCGTGACGGTGCCGGGCCAGATCGACGGCCTCGTCACCGCGATGCTCGCCGACGAGCCGGTCAAACGCCCGAAGGCCGAGGAGGTGCTGGCGGTGCTCGAGAGCGGGGTCGACGCGCCGCCGAAGAGGATCGTCGCGCCGTCCGCGCGCACCTGGCGCAGCGGCAGGTTCTCGCCGCCCGTGCTCGGTGCGCTGATGGTGCTGCTTCTGACCGGGCTGGTCTTCGGCAGCTGGGGGGCGCTCCGGGCGGGCGAGGCGGCGTCGACGATGGGCCGCGCCGAGCCGCTGGCCGAGATCCTGCCGACCAGCTTCGCGCTCGCCTTCAACCTCTCGGTCGAGCGCGACGCGCTGCGCAGCAGCGGACGGGTGTCCGCGGAGTTCCTCAAGGTGACCAACGAGTCCATCAAGGCGTGGACCCGCGAGGTCGACGGGATCGAGGCCAGCGACGATCCGGGGCTGCGGCGGCGTACGGAGAGGACGGCGGCAGCGCTCGAACGTCTCTCCGACTTCCGCGTCGCTGCCCGGCTGGGTGACAGGGCGAACGCGGACGCCGACGTGGCGACCTACACCAACGCGGTCAACGGTCTCTTCGACCTGGCCGCTGAGCTGCCGACGTTCCAGGACGACGACCTGGCCAGGCAGGCGAGGAATCTGGAGTCGATCGGACCGGTCTCGGAGGTGCTCGGCTTCGAGCGCAAGATCATGGCGACCGCGCTGCGCAAGGGCGAGATCAGCGAGAAGGGGATCTCCGACCTCAGCGCGGCCCAGAGCTCGTGGACGACCCACTCGGAGTCGATCTACGAGGACGCGGCGCCGCCGACCCGCAAGGCGCTCGACTCCATCTCGGGTGGCTCGTTCGCCTACGGGTCCTACGGCGTCACCTCGCAGCGCGCGGTCATCCGTGTGCTCAACGCCCGAGACGTCGACGACGTGGTCAGGCAGCTGAAGGACGGCTCCGCCGGCGTCGCTGTCGACCAGTTCTGGCTCGCCGACGCCGCCACCTTCGTGCAGGACCTCAAGAACGTCATCGTCGACGCGGCCCAGAAGCTGGCCGACGACATCGATGCGAAGCACAGCAGCGCGCAGAACCGGCTCAACGGCTGGCGAGTGCTCATCGTGGTCAGCCTGGTGGCCCTCGCCGCTCTCGGCGTCGCCACCTACCGGGCGAGACGGCGATCAGGTGAGGCGTAA
- a CDS encoding DUF2867 domain-containing protein translates to MTTRTAPRGHTSTTLSLIRKGPLPSGAYAGQAWRIHEIATDFDLEDVWALPVQGGPDDFPRFVEAVMNGDERDFPAAYRLLFAVRWALGRVLGTDTHEHGLEERVESLHDRLPADLGEHPAPVREESPFRPLYLTDREYAAEIANRTMHGVLHIGWVEDATASDGFSAQLSVLVRPNGLCGEAYMAFIKPFRYLVVYPAMLRTFEQRWESAAAERSVA, encoded by the coding sequence ATGACCACACGCACCGCCCCCAGAGGGCACACATCGACCACGCTGAGCCTGATCAGGAAGGGCCCGCTTCCCTCGGGCGCCTACGCGGGTCAGGCCTGGCGCATCCACGAGATCGCCACCGACTTCGACCTGGAGGACGTCTGGGCACTGCCCGTGCAGGGCGGGCCCGACGACTTTCCCCGCTTCGTCGAGGCGGTGATGAACGGCGACGAACGCGACTTCCCCGCGGCGTACCGTCTCCTCTTCGCCGTGCGCTGGGCCCTGGGCCGCGTGCTCGGCACCGACACGCACGAGCACGGCCTGGAGGAGCGGGTCGAATCTCTGCACGACCGGCTCCCCGCGGATCTCGGCGAGCACCCCGCACCCGTGCGGGAGGAGAGCCCGTTCCGCCCGCTCTACCTGACCGATCGGGAGTACGCCGCGGAGATCGCCAACCGCACCATGCACGGTGTGCTCCACATCGGCTGGGTCGAGGACGCGACCGCGTCCGACGGTTTCAGCGCGCAGCTGAGCGTGCTGGTGCGACCCAACGGCCTGTGCGGCGAGGCCTACATGGCGTTCATCAAGCCGTTCCGCTATCTCGTCGTCTACCCGGCGATGCTGCGCACGTTCGAGCAGCGCTGGGAGTCGGCTGCCGCCGAGAGGAGCGTGGCCTGA
- a CDS encoding response regulator transcription factor, with protein MSEPQDPIRVAIADDQELMRSALRMMVETQPDLELAGEAADGHEALALVRTKRVDVVLMDLRMPRLDGIQATAAITGERPATRVVALTTFDLDDYAFPAIRAGASGFLLKDARAEEIVDAIRTVHAGHAVVAPSTTRRLLEHVATAPAADSGRAADIRAALTPRELDTLLEMATGDSNAEIARRIHLSEATVKTHVGHVLAKLGLRDRVQAVVLAYEAGLVGHRS; from the coding sequence ATGAGCGAGCCACAGGACCCGATCCGGGTCGCGATCGCCGACGACCAGGAGCTGATGCGTTCGGCGCTGCGGATGATGGTGGAGACCCAGCCCGACCTCGAGCTCGCCGGCGAGGCGGCCGACGGTCACGAGGCGCTCGCCCTGGTGCGTACGAAGCGGGTCGACGTCGTGCTCATGGACCTGCGGATGCCCCGCCTCGACGGGATCCAGGCGACGGCGGCCATCACCGGCGAGCGGCCGGCCACGCGGGTGGTCGCGCTGACCACCTTCGACCTCGACGACTACGCCTTCCCGGCGATCCGCGCCGGCGCCAGCGGCTTCCTCCTCAAGGACGCCCGCGCCGAGGAGATCGTCGACGCGATCCGCACCGTTCATGCAGGTCACGCGGTGGTTGCGCCGTCGACGACGCGGCGTCTGCTGGAGCACGTCGCGACCGCCCCGGCCGCCGACAGCGGTCGTGCCGCCGACATCCGCGCCGCGCTCACACCCCGCGAGCTCGACACGCTGCTCGAGATGGCCACCGGCGACAGCAACGCCGAGATCGCGCGGCGCATCCACCTCTCCGAGGCGACGGTGAAGACCCATGTCGGCCACGTGCTCGCCAAGCTCGGGCTGCGCGACCGGGTGCAGGCGGTCGTGCTGGCCTACGAGGCCGGGCTGGTCGGCCACCGCAGCTGA